Proteins co-encoded in one Aquincola tertiaricarbonis genomic window:
- a CDS encoding DUF2189 domain-containing protein: protein MTPPFAPRALQDSRRHAVRRIGLLQPLHWLALGWRDLRACPLPGLLHGLLLASFGLLLALLAHRQFWLLTGAFSGFLLVGPILATGLYDVSRRLQRGEPAGLGHALQVWVPRDGRLVVFGVLLAFAGTGWVVTSAAVITGLSPQPITEPLQFLRRVVLAEQGWLFELWLAVGALLAAPVFASTVVAIPLLLDRRIGILGAVFTSWRAVLENPAPLALWAVLLTGLTVLGMLTAMLGLVVVAPWLAHASWHAYRDLVAPEQA, encoded by the coding sequence ATGACACCCCCGTTCGCGCCCCGCGCCCTGCAGGACAGCCGCCGCCATGCGGTGCGCCGGATCGGCCTGCTGCAACCGCTGCACTGGCTGGCCCTGGGCTGGCGTGACCTGCGGGCCTGCCCGCTACCGGGCCTGCTGCACGGGCTGCTGCTGGCCAGCTTCGGCCTCTTGCTGGCGCTGCTGGCGCACCGGCAGTTCTGGCTGCTGACCGGCGCCTTCAGCGGCTTCCTGCTGGTGGGGCCGATCCTGGCCACCGGGCTCTACGACGTCAGCCGACGGCTGCAACGGGGTGAGCCGGCCGGGCTGGGCCACGCGCTGCAGGTGTGGGTGCCCCGCGATGGCCGGCTGGTGGTGTTCGGCGTGCTGCTGGCGTTCGCGGGTACCGGCTGGGTGGTCACCTCAGCGGCGGTGATCACCGGCCTGTCGCCCCAGCCGATCACCGAGCCGCTGCAGTTCCTGCGCCGCGTGGTGCTGGCCGAGCAGGGCTGGTTGTTCGAGCTGTGGCTGGCGGTGGGCGCGCTGCTGGCGGCGCCGGTGTTCGCTTCCACCGTGGTGGCCATCCCGCTGCTGCTGGACCGGCGCATCGGCATCCTGGGCGCGGTGTTCACCAGCTGGCGCGCGGTGCTGGAGAACCCGGCGCCGCTGGCGCTGTGGGCGGTGCTGCTCACGGGCTTGACGGTCCTGGGCATGCTGACGGCGATGCTGGGACTGGTGGTGGTGGCACCCTGGCTGGCCCATGCCAGCTGGCATGCCTACCGCGACCTGGTGGCCCCGGAGCAAGCCTGA
- a CDS encoding DUF4149 domain-containing protein, translating to MNLAQAGSLLLTAGLFGGMLLFAGGFAAFLFTALPVDQASLLIRRAFPHFYLFVIGAAGLAAAAAAWVDMLAATVLLAVALSTVPTRQWLMPAINRATDSGARARFARLHGLSVAVTLLHIAAAGWALVRLAGGA from the coding sequence GTGAACCTGGCACAGGCGGGCAGCCTCCTGCTCACCGCAGGCCTGTTCGGCGGCATGCTGCTGTTTGCCGGCGGTTTCGCGGCCTTCCTGTTCACTGCGCTGCCGGTCGACCAGGCCAGCCTGCTGATACGCCGTGCCTTCCCGCACTTCTACCTGTTCGTCATCGGCGCTGCCGGGCTGGCCGCGGCTGCGGCGGCCTGGGTGGACATGCTGGCCGCCACCGTGTTGCTGGCCGTGGCGCTGAGCACCGTGCCCACCCGCCAATGGTTGATGCCGGCCATCAACCGCGCCACCGACAGCGGCGCACGCGCCCGCTTTGCACGCTTGCACGGGCTGTCGGTGGCGGTGACGCTGCTGCACATCGCGGCGGCCGGCTGGGCCTTGGTGCGGCTGGCCGGGGGCGCCTGA
- a CDS encoding NAD(P)/FAD-dependent oxidoreductase, with the protein MKRRRFLGRALGVVSASSALAANVGCAGVPRQARPQVVVVGGGFGGATAAKYLRLWSAGTLDVTLVEPAAAFVSCPVSNLVVAGLKTLDDITLPYDTLVQRHGVRWRRDTVTAIDLPSRELRLAGGGRLRFDKLVLSPGVDLMSASVEGLPAAQAEGRVLHAWKAGPETAALHRQLQALRPGGVFAITIPLAPYRCPPGPYERASLVADWLGRHNPRAKVLVLDANDDVVSKAALFKQAWAELHAGRIEYRPQHGLIGVDAEQGRLRFEVQDDVRADVLNVLPPMRAGAIAVQAGLATVNQRWCPVAFQTFASVHAPQVHVLGDAIQAAPLMPKSGHMANNHAKVAAAAIVAELAGLPPPAEPMLTNTCYSLVSADQAIHVASVHRYDAAARTFNVVPGSGGVSAARSTQEVRLAEAWARNTWADMLA; encoded by the coding sequence GTGAAGCGGCGGCGCTTCCTGGGGCGTGCGCTCGGCGTGGTGTCGGCCAGCTCGGCCCTGGCCGCCAACGTGGGCTGTGCCGGCGTGCCCCGCCAGGCGCGGCCGCAGGTGGTCGTGGTGGGTGGCGGCTTCGGTGGTGCCACGGCCGCCAAATACCTGCGGCTGTGGTCGGCCGGCACGCTGGACGTGACGCTGGTGGAACCGGCGGCGGCTTTCGTGTCCTGTCCCGTGTCCAACCTGGTCGTGGCGGGGCTGAAGACGCTGGACGACATCACCCTGCCCTACGACACGCTGGTGCAGCGCCACGGCGTGCGATGGCGGCGCGACACGGTCACCGCCATCGACCTGCCCTCTCGGGAGCTGCGGCTGGCCGGCGGCGGGCGCCTGCGCTTCGACAAGCTGGTGCTGTCGCCGGGCGTCGATCTGATGTCGGCCAGCGTGGAAGGCCTGCCCGCGGCCCAGGCCGAAGGCCGGGTGCTGCATGCCTGGAAGGCGGGGCCCGAGACCGCGGCCCTGCACCGCCAGCTGCAGGCGCTGCGGCCCGGCGGCGTGTTCGCCATCACCATTCCGCTGGCGCCCTACCGCTGCCCGCCCGGGCCGTATGAACGGGCCAGCCTGGTGGCCGACTGGCTGGGCCGCCACAACCCGCGCGCCAAGGTGCTGGTGCTGGATGCCAACGACGACGTGGTGTCCAAGGCCGCGCTGTTCAAGCAGGCCTGGGCCGAGCTGCATGCCGGCCGCATCGAGTACCGGCCGCAGCATGGCTTGATTGGCGTGGACGCCGAGCAGGGCCGGCTGCGTTTCGAGGTGCAGGACGACGTGCGCGCCGACGTGCTGAACGTGCTGCCGCCGATGCGGGCCGGTGCCATCGCGGTGCAGGCCGGCTTGGCCACCGTCAACCAGCGCTGGTGCCCGGTGGCGTTCCAGACCTTCGCTTCGGTGCATGCGCCGCAGGTGCATGTGCTGGGTGATGCCATCCAGGCCGCACCCTTGATGCCCAAGTCGGGCCACATGGCCAACAACCATGCCAAGGTGGCGGCGGCCGCCATCGTGGCCGAGCTGGCCGGCCTGCCCCCACCCGCCGAGCCGATGCTGACCAACACCTGCTACAGCCTGGTAAGCGCGGACCAGGCCATCCACGTGGCCAGCGTGCACCGCTACGACGCGGCGGCGCGCACGTTCAACGTGGTGCCGGGTTCGGGCGGCGTGTCGGCCGCCCGATCGACCCAGGAAGTGCGGCTGGCCGAAGCCTGGGCACGCAACACCTGGGCCGACATGCTGGCCTAG
- a CDS encoding glycine zipper 2TM domain-containing protein, which translates to MKTLQRGAILVAGLVTAVLATGCSSMSDCQKGTAVGAGVGGVAGSVLTGGSTVGTVGGAVAGGLVGSGGRCN; encoded by the coding sequence ATGAAGACCTTGCAGCGCGGCGCAATCCTGGTGGCTGGCCTGGTGACGGCGGTGCTGGCCACCGGCTGTTCCAGCATGAGCGATTGCCAGAAGGGCACGGCTGTCGGCGCTGGCGTCGGCGGTGTGGCCGGTTCGGTGTTGACCGGTGGCAGCACCGTGGGCACCGTGGGTGGCGCAGTGGCCGGCGGCCTCGTGGGCTCGGGCGGTCGCTGCAACTGA
- a CDS encoding calcium/sodium antiporter produces the protein MTLVWFLAGLAALVVGAELLVRGASRLALAWGLSPLVVGLTVVAFGTSAPETAVSVGAVFSGRTDIAVGNVVGSNIFNVLFILGVSALIVPLTVARQVIRQEVPIMIGASVLLLALGLDGTLSRLDGLWLVGLLIAYTAALVIQSRREAAAQAPSDDSSAGHAGGHWAVQLLLVIGGLALLVLGSRWLVDAAVTMAQALGVSDLVIGLTVVAAGTSLPEVATSVMAAVRGQRDIAVGNVVGSCTFNLLGCLGLSALLGPQGLTVAASLLHFDIWVMIAVAFACLPFFFTGRQIARWEGAVFLAYYAAYTAYLVLRAQHHDALPAFSHMMLGFVLPLTLITIVVSVIRPSARQAPPAG, from the coding sequence ATGACCCTGGTCTGGTTCTTGGCGGGCCTCGCGGCCCTGGTGGTGGGCGCCGAGCTGCTGGTGCGCGGCGCTTCCAGGCTGGCGCTGGCCTGGGGCCTGTCGCCGTTGGTGGTGGGGCTGACGGTGGTGGCCTTCGGCACCAGTGCGCCCGAAACCGCGGTGTCGGTGGGGGCCGTGTTCAGTGGCCGCACCGACATCGCCGTGGGCAACGTGGTGGGCAGCAACATCTTCAACGTGCTGTTCATCCTGGGCGTGTCGGCGCTGATCGTGCCGCTGACGGTGGCGCGGCAGGTCATCCGCCAGGAGGTGCCCATCATGATCGGCGCTTCGGTGCTGCTGCTGGCCCTGGGCCTGGACGGTACGCTCAGCCGGCTCGACGGCCTGTGGCTGGTGGGCTTGTTGATCGCTTACACCGCGGCGCTGGTGATCCAGTCGCGGCGCGAGGCGGCGGCCCAGGCCCCCAGCGACGACAGCAGCGCGGGGCATGCGGGCGGCCATTGGGCCGTGCAACTGCTGCTGGTCATCGGCGGGCTGGCCCTGCTGGTGCTGGGCTCACGCTGGCTGGTGGATGCGGCGGTGACGATGGCCCAGGCGCTGGGCGTCAGCGACCTGGTGATCGGCCTGACCGTGGTGGCGGCCGGCACCTCGCTGCCCGAGGTGGCCACTTCCGTGATGGCGGCGGTGCGTGGCCAGCGCGACATCGCGGTGGGCAACGTGGTGGGCAGCTGCACCTTCAACCTGCTGGGGTGCCTCGGGCTGTCGGCGCTGCTGGGGCCGCAGGGGCTGACGGTCGCTGCGTCGCTGCTGCACTTCGACATCTGGGTGATGATCGCCGTGGCCTTCGCCTGCCTGCCGTTCTTCTTCACCGGGCGGCAGATCGCCCGTTGGGAAGGCGCGGTGTTCCTGGCCTACTACGCGGCCTACACCGCCTACCTGGTGCTGCGGGCGCAGCACCACGATGCGCTGCCGGCCTTCAGCCACATGATGCTGGGCTTCGTGCTGCCGCTGACCCTGATCACCATCGTGGTGTCTGTCATCCGGCCTTCGGCCCGCCAAGCGCCGCCAGCGGGCTGA
- a CDS encoding TRAP transporter substrate-binding protein produces the protein MQRRKFITRAAIGSAAAGTLAAPALAQGQHPEIRWRLASSYPKTLDTIYGAVDLAVKRVAELTDGRFKISLHAAGELVPPLQVLDAVMDGTVEAGHSASYFYIGRDPAFGFGTAMPFGLNTRGQNAWLYEGGGNDLLNEFYAGFGLYHLPIGNTGAQMAGWYRKEIKTVEDLKGLKFRIGGLGGMVLSKLGVVPQQLAAGDLYPSLEKGVIDAAEFVGPYDDEKLGLHKVAKFYYYPGWWEGSATLPLFINQKAWASLPPMYQAAVKAAAAEANQWSTAKYDIGNPAALKRLVSGGAQLRAFPKAVMDASFTAAGQLYTELAEKSPAFKKIHAHWAKFRDEQLLWQQFCEQPFDTYMASTRRRS, from the coding sequence ATGCAACGCAGAAAGTTCATCACCCGCGCCGCCATCGGCAGTGCCGCGGCCGGCACCCTGGCCGCACCGGCGCTGGCCCAGGGGCAGCACCCCGAGATCCGCTGGCGCCTGGCCAGCAGCTACCCGAAAACGCTGGACACCATCTACGGCGCGGTGGACCTGGCCGTCAAGCGCGTGGCCGAGCTGACCGACGGCCGCTTCAAGATCAGCCTGCATGCGGCCGGTGAGCTGGTGCCGCCGCTGCAGGTGCTGGACGCGGTGATGGACGGCACGGTGGAAGCCGGCCACAGCGCCAGCTACTTCTACATCGGCCGCGACCCCGCGTTCGGCTTCGGCACCGCGATGCCCTTCGGCCTCAACACCCGCGGCCAGAACGCCTGGCTGTACGAAGGCGGCGGCAACGACCTGCTCAACGAGTTCTATGCCGGCTTCGGCCTGTACCACCTGCCCATCGGCAACACCGGCGCGCAGATGGCCGGCTGGTACCGCAAGGAGATCAAGACCGTCGAGGACCTCAAGGGCCTGAAGTTCCGCATCGGCGGCCTGGGCGGCATGGTGCTGTCCAAGCTGGGCGTGGTGCCGCAGCAGCTGGCAGCGGGCGACCTTTACCCGTCACTGGAAAAAGGCGTGATCGACGCGGCCGAGTTCGTGGGCCCCTACGACGACGAGAAGCTCGGCCTGCACAAGGTGGCCAAGTTCTACTATTACCCCGGCTGGTGGGAAGGCTCGGCCACGCTGCCGCTCTTCATCAACCAGAAGGCCTGGGCCTCGCTGCCGCCGATGTACCAGGCCGCCGTCAAGGCCGCTGCCGCCGAAGCCAACCAGTGGAGCACCGCCAAGTACGACATCGGCAACCCGGCCGCCCTCAAGCGGCTGGTGAGCGGTGGCGCGCAGCTGCGCGCCTTCCCGAAGGCCGTGATGGATGCCAGCTTCACCGCCGCGGGCCAGCTGTACACCGAGCTGGCTGAAAAGAGCCCGGCCTTCAAGAAGATCCACGCCCATTGGGCCAAGTTCAGGGACGAGCAGCTGCTGTGGCAGCAGTTCTGCGAGCAGCCTTTCGACACCTACATGGCCAGCACGCGCCGCCGCAGCTGA
- a CDS encoding SDR family oxidoreductase, with the protein MRVEGKSIIVTGSGGGIGEGIARRLAAEGGRIVVNDVNEAAGRRVAEAIVAEGGSATFVQADVTRSADMQALVAATVQAHGRLDVMVNNAGWTHRNRPMLEVSEADFDKLYAINVKSIYLSAVHAVPVMRAQGGGSFINIASTAGVRPRPGLTWYNGSKGAVITTSKSMAAELGPDNIRVNCINPVFNPDTALSAEFAGGPVDDARRAKFLATIPLGRFSTALDVANAALYLASDEAAFISGVCIEVDGARCV; encoded by the coding sequence ATGCGCGTCGAAGGCAAATCCATCATCGTCACCGGCTCGGGCGGCGGCATCGGCGAAGGCATCGCCCGCCGGCTGGCGGCCGAAGGCGGGCGCATCGTGGTCAACGATGTGAACGAAGCGGCCGGCCGCCGCGTGGCCGAAGCCATCGTCGCCGAAGGTGGCAGCGCCACCTTCGTGCAGGCCGACGTGACCCGCAGCGCCGACATGCAGGCCCTGGTCGCCGCTACGGTGCAGGCCCATGGCCGGCTGGACGTGATGGTCAACAACGCCGGCTGGACCCACCGCAACCGGCCGATGCTGGAGGTGAGCGAAGCCGACTTCGACAAGCTCTATGCCATCAACGTCAAGAGCATCTACCTGTCGGCGGTGCATGCGGTGCCGGTGATGCGGGCGCAGGGTGGCGGCAGCTTCATCAACATCGCCTCCACCGCCGGGGTGCGGCCACGGCCGGGGCTCACCTGGTACAACGGGTCCAAGGGCGCGGTGATCACCACCAGCAAGTCGATGGCGGCCGAGCTGGGGCCGGACAACATCCGGGTCAACTGCATCAACCCGGTGTTCAACCCCGACACCGCGCTGTCGGCCGAGTTCGCCGGCGGCCCGGTGGACGACGCGCGCCGCGCCAAGTTCCTGGCCACCATTCCGCTGGGCCGCTTCAGCACCGCACTGGACGTGGCCAATGCAGCGCTGTACCTGGCCAGCGATGAAGCCGCGTTCATCTCGGGCGTCTGCATCGAAGTCGATGGCGCCCGATGTGTCTGA
- a CDS encoding FadR/GntR family transcriptional regulator codes for MARPEPTDAAPARPAAEALPLPPAPRGERFAERVYDSLFHAIMTGQLAPGARLPAELALATRFQVSRPVVRQALDRLRAEGLLQSVRGSGSYVAPQPAAAAALAKPTAADLGHILHGLELRLMVEPECAHLAAMRRQGADLARMRQMLDGFEQAHARGDVAHHFDYGFHEAIAQATANPRLVGVLKMLEYDVSRAVNLWRHLAHMKPWRRTQEALDEHRALYALIESQDAEAARRCMRAHVENARVRMMQLDG; via the coding sequence ATGGCCCGACCCGAACCCACCGACGCAGCACCCGCCCGCCCGGCCGCGGAAGCGCTGCCCTTGCCGCCCGCACCGCGCGGCGAGCGCTTTGCCGAGCGGGTGTACGACAGCCTGTTCCACGCCATCATGACCGGCCAGCTGGCGCCCGGTGCACGGCTGCCGGCCGAGCTGGCGCTGGCCACCCGCTTCCAGGTGTCGCGGCCGGTGGTGCGGCAGGCGCTGGACCGCCTGCGGGCCGAAGGGCTGTTGCAGTCGGTGCGCGGCTCGGGCAGCTACGTGGCGCCGCAGCCGGCCGCCGCGGCGGCGCTGGCCAAGCCCACGGCGGCCGACCTCGGCCACATCCTGCACGGGCTGGAGCTGCGACTGATGGTGGAGCCCGAGTGCGCCCACCTGGCTGCGATGCGCCGGCAGGGCGCCGACCTGGCGCGCATGCGGCAGATGCTGGACGGCTTCGAGCAGGCCCACGCCCGCGGCGACGTGGCGCACCACTTCGACTACGGCTTCCATGAAGCCATCGCACAGGCCACCGCCAACCCGCGCCTGGTGGGCGTGCTGAAGATGCTGGAGTACGACGTGAGCCGCGCGGTGAACCTGTGGCGCCACCTGGCCCACATGAAGCCCTGGCGCCGCACGCAGGAGGCGCTGGACGAGCACCGGGCGCTGTACGCGCTGATCGAAAGCCAGGACGCCGAGGCGGCGCGCCGCTGCATGCGCGCGCATGTGGAGAACGCGCGGGTGCGGATGATGCAGCTGGACGGCTAG
- a CDS encoding c-type cytochrome, with protein MPAGIGTPTLAVRQLAATCASCHGTDGRPADAAMPPLAGLPQGVFTAQMRAFRGGERPATVMHQISRGYTDAQVEALAAYFAGLPR; from the coding sequence GTGCCGGCCGGTATCGGCACCCCCACGCTGGCCGTGCGCCAGCTGGCCGCCACCTGCGCCAGCTGCCACGGCACCGATGGCCGCCCAGCCGATGCCGCCATGCCACCGCTGGCCGGCCTGCCGCAGGGCGTGTTCACCGCGCAGATGCGCGCCTTTCGCGGTGGCGAACGGCCGGCCACGGTGATGCACCAGATCAGCCGCGGCTACACCGATGCGCAGGTGGAGGCGCTGGCCGCCTACTTCGCGGGGCTGCCGCGGTGA
- a CDS encoding DUF2788 domain-containing protein gives MFGFTEEQFAWFGMTFGLGAFMLYMVFIILNLARESKAGRFGTFVLLLGLGLGLVGFLAKGVIKFFLSGIE, from the coding sequence ATGTTCGGCTTCACCGAAGAACAGTTCGCCTGGTTCGGCATGACCTTCGGCCTCGGCGCCTTCATGCTCTATATGGTCTTCATCATCCTGAACCTGGCGCGTGAGTCGAAGGCTGGAAGGTTCGGGACGTTTGTGCTGCTGCTGGGGCTGGGGTTGGGGCTGGTGGGGTTTTTGGCCAAGGGGGTCATCAAGTTCTTCCTGTCCGGCATCGAGTGA
- a CDS encoding demethoxyubiquinone hydroxylase family protein, whose amino-acid sequence MNTAVQPETTAPAAADAPCVYYDGACPLCSREIAAYQRARGGDTLQWVDASGCSAAELGPQLPRDKALARLHVRLPDGRLVSGARAFVAVWQQLPAFRGLALLARLPGATLVMEGLYRAFLAVRPLWRARTTPAAQAPLWPPALRRELRTDHAGEAGAVMIYRGVLAMSRDADVRAFARQHLHTEQAHLALFEAVVPPAERSRLLPLWRVAGWLTGALPALFGPRAVYATIEAVETFVDAHYAAQTALIDALPAPASETTDTGIGPPRTLPALRSLLENCRLDEVAHREDAGGRLGLGEAQAPRRGAMALRAWVAMVSAGSAAAVRVSRHV is encoded by the coding sequence GTGAACACCGCCGTCCAGCCTGAAACAACGGCCCCAGCAGCCGCCGATGCGCCTTGCGTCTACTACGACGGCGCTTGTCCGTTGTGCTCGCGTGAAATCGCGGCCTACCAGCGCGCACGCGGTGGCGACACGCTGCAGTGGGTCGACGCCTCGGGCTGCAGCGCGGCGGAACTGGGGCCGCAGCTTCCACGCGACAAAGCCTTGGCGCGCCTGCACGTGCGTCTGCCCGATGGCCGGCTGGTCAGCGGCGCGCGGGCCTTTGTCGCCGTCTGGCAGCAACTGCCGGCTTTTCGCGGCCTGGCGCTGCTGGCGCGCCTGCCCGGCGCGACGCTGGTGATGGAAGGCTTGTACCGCGCATTCCTGGCGGTGCGTCCGTTGTGGCGGGCCCGCACAACGCCGGCCGCCCAAGCGCCGCTGTGGCCGCCGGCCCTGCGCCGCGAGTTGCGCACCGACCATGCCGGCGAAGCAGGCGCGGTGATGATCTACCGCGGCGTGCTGGCCATGTCGCGTGATGCTGATGTGCGGGCCTTCGCACGCCAGCATCTGCACACCGAACAGGCGCACCTGGCGCTCTTCGAAGCCGTGGTGCCGCCGGCCGAACGCAGCCGGCTGCTGCCGCTGTGGCGCGTGGCCGGCTGGCTCACCGGTGCCTTGCCGGCGCTGTTCGGCCCGCGCGCGGTGTACGCCACGATCGAGGCGGTGGAAACCTTCGTCGATGCCCACTATGCCGCCCAGACGGCGCTGATCGACGCGCTGCCTGCGCCTGCATCTGAGACCACCGACACCGGCATCGGCCCGCCGCGCACCCTGCCCGCCTTGCGAAGCCTGCTCGAAAATTGCCGGCTGGACGAAGTCGCCCATCGCGAGGACGCCGGCGGCCGCCTCGGCCTGGGTGAAGCGCAGGCCCCGCGGCGCGGCGCCATGGCCCTGCGCGCCTGGGTCGCGATGGTGTCCGCGGGATCGGCCGCGGCCGTGCGCGTCAGCCGCCACGTGTGA
- a CDS encoding sugar ABC transporter substrate-binding protein, with amino-acid sequence MTARFPSAASLFTRRRCAQVFGASAALVLSAALLPAAQAADKPKVALVMKSLANEFFLTMEQGAKAHQKENADKYTLVANGIKDETDTAAQIRMVEQMVAQKVDALVIAPADSKALVPAIKNAIDKGVLVVNIDNRFDQAALKEKGIKVPFVGPDNRAGAKLVGDALAKTLKSGDKVGIIEGVSTTFNAQQRTLGYQDAMKAAGVTVVGVQSGQWEIDKGNTVAAGMMREHPDLKALLAGNDSMALGAVAAVKAAGKTGKVAVVGYDNISAIKPMLQDGRVLATADQYAAKQAVFGIETALKALAAKTPQAQMPEEVKTDVVLVTKDSK; translated from the coding sequence ATGACCGCACGCTTCCCGTCCGCTGCTTCCCTCTTCACCCGCCGCCGCTGCGCGCAGGTGTTCGGCGCTTCCGCCGCGCTGGTGCTGTCCGCGGCCCTGCTGCCGGCCGCGCAGGCGGCCGACAAGCCCAAGGTCGCGCTGGTGATGAAGTCGCTGGCCAACGAGTTTTTCCTGACCATGGAGCAAGGCGCCAAGGCTCACCAGAAGGAAAACGCCGACAAGTACACCCTGGTGGCCAACGGCATCAAGGACGAGACCGACACCGCCGCCCAGATCCGCATGGTCGAGCAGATGGTGGCCCAGAAGGTCGATGCGCTGGTGATCGCGCCGGCCGACAGCAAGGCCCTGGTGCCGGCCATCAAGAACGCCATCGACAAAGGCGTGCTGGTGGTCAACATCGACAACCGCTTCGACCAGGCCGCGCTGAAGGAAAAGGGCATCAAGGTGCCCTTCGTGGGCCCCGACAACCGCGCCGGCGCCAAGCTGGTGGGCGATGCGCTGGCCAAGACGCTGAAGTCCGGCGACAAGGTCGGCATCATCGAAGGCGTGTCCACCACCTTCAATGCGCAGCAGCGCACCCTGGGCTACCAGGACGCGATGAAGGCCGCCGGCGTCACCGTGGTCGGCGTGCAGTCGGGCCAGTGGGAAATCGACAAGGGCAACACCGTGGCCGCCGGCATGATGCGTGAGCACCCCGACCTGAAGGCCCTGCTGGCCGGCAACGACAGCATGGCCCTGGGCGCCGTGGCCGCCGTCAAGGCTGCCGGCAAGACCGGCAAGGTGGCCGTGGTGGGCTACGACAACATCAGCGCCATCAAGCCCATGCTGCAGGACGGCCGCGTGCTGGCCACGGCCGACCAGTACGCCGCCAAGCAGGCGGTGTTCGGCATCGAGACCGCGCTCAAGGCCCTGGCCGCCAAGACCCCGCAGGCCCAGATGCCCGAAGAAGTGAAGACCGACGTGGTGCTGGTCACCAAGGACAGCAAGTAA
- a CDS encoding aldehyde dehydrogenase family protein, translating into MQQHFIANRAVPPSSGEHIPVLDPSDGQPFEQLARGNAADVDLAVQAARRAYDEGPWGRMPAAERGRLLQRLALKLQDHADELAALEARDCGKPMKQARADAVAIARYFEFYAGAADKLHGETLPYQAGYTVLTLREPHGVTGHIVPWNYPLQIFGRSVGGALAAGNACVVKPAEDACLSLLRVAALAAEVGFPAGVINIVTGYGHEAGDALVRHPGIDHVSFTGSPTIGQVVVRAAAEHHTPVTLELGGKSPQIVFDDADVDAMLPVVINAIVQNAGQTCSAGSRLLVQRSLYGQVLERLGDAFSRLRVGSAAMDLDCGPLIRRTQLQRVAGFIEEAQRDGLPIVAQGRIEPGVPAGGFYQAPTLLRDVPPQHRLAQQEVFGPVLAALPFDTEDDAVRIANGTAYGLVASVWTRDGGRQLRLARRVRAGQVFINNYGAGGGVELPFGGVKASGHGREKGFEALYAFTVLKTVAIKHD; encoded by the coding sequence GTGCAGCAGCATTTCATCGCCAACCGGGCGGTTCCCCCGTCGTCGGGCGAGCACATCCCGGTGCTCGACCCCTCCGACGGCCAGCCCTTCGAGCAGTTGGCCCGCGGCAATGCCGCCGACGTGGACCTGGCCGTGCAGGCCGCCCGCCGCGCCTATGACGAAGGCCCCTGGGGCCGCATGCCCGCCGCCGAGCGCGGCCGGCTGCTGCAGCGCCTGGCGCTGAAGCTGCAGGACCATGCGGACGAACTGGCGGCGCTGGAGGCGCGCGACTGCGGCAAACCGATGAAGCAGGCGCGCGCCGATGCCGTCGCCATCGCCCGCTACTTCGAGTTCTATGCCGGCGCCGCCGACAAGCTGCATGGCGAAACCCTGCCCTACCAGGCCGGCTACACCGTGCTCACGCTGCGCGAGCCCCACGGCGTCACCGGCCACATCGTGCCCTGGAACTACCCGCTGCAGATCTTCGGCCGCAGCGTGGGCGGCGCGCTGGCGGCCGGCAATGCCTGCGTCGTCAAGCCTGCGGAAGACGCCTGCCTGTCGCTGCTGCGGGTGGCCGCGCTAGCGGCCGAGGTGGGCTTTCCGGCCGGCGTCATCAACATCGTGACGGGCTATGGCCATGAAGCCGGCGACGCGCTGGTGCGGCACCCGGGCATCGACCATGTGTCCTTCACCGGCTCACCCACCATCGGGCAGGTGGTGGTGCGCGCCGCGGCCGAGCACCACACGCCGGTGACGCTGGAGCTGGGCGGCAAGTCGCCGCAGATCGTGTTCGACGATGCCGACGTGGACGCGATGCTGCCGGTGGTGATCAACGCCATCGTGCAGAACGCCGGCCAGACCTGCTCGGCCGGCAGCCGGCTGCTGGTGCAGCGCAGCTTGTATGGACAAGTGCTGGAACGCCTGGGCGACGCTTTCAGCCGCCTGCGCGTGGGCAGCGCTGCGATGGACCTGGACTGCGGCCCGCTGATCCGCCGTACCCAGCTGCAGCGGGTGGCCGGCTTCATCGAAGAAGCGCAGCGCGACGGCCTGCCCATCGTGGCGCAGGGCCGCATCGAGCCTGGCGTGCCGGCCGGCGGCTTTTACCAGGCGCCCACGCTGCTGCGCGACGTACCGCCCCAGCACCGGCTGGCGCAGCAGGAGGTGTTCGGGCCGGTGCTGGCCGCCCTGCCCTTCGACACCGAGGACGATGCGGTGCGCATCGCCAACGGCACGGCCTACGGCCTGGTGGCCAGTGTGTGGACGCGCGACGGCGGCCGCCAGCTGCGCCTGGCGCGCCGCGTGCGCGCCGGCCAGGTGTTCATCAACAACTACGGGGCCGGCGGCGGCGTGGAGCTGCCCTTTGGCGGCGTCAAGGCCAGCGGCCATGGGCGGGAAAAAGGCTTCGAGGCCTTGTACGCCTTCACGGTGCTCAAGACCGTGGCCATCAAGCATGACTAG